Proteins encoded within one genomic window of Alcanivorax sp. REN37:
- a CDS encoding transglutaminase family protein, producing MSGYQVPHHGVGLLLAGAVSASASLAWFAPLWLQLLLPVVVVWRLLIQRRRLPAPGRWLRAALALVALAGTLASHRTVLGPEAGTTLLLAAFAVKLLEMQRQRDAYVVLVMGYFVTAAGFLFAKGLLGAGGALLALVLLTAALVALQRPEPLARARDHLRLSVLMLLQALPLLVVLFVLVPRLGPLWGLPQPESARTGMTDHLAPGDVSQLSQSAALAFRVEFDGPPPPASQQYWRGLTYSQFDGRGWRPGPSRPLRPAGPDSGAPGYHVTMEPSGQSWLYSLDHAASTTSGVRHWDDRRLEYRMPLQDVLRYQVRTTVAAPGALSEGERRHYLALPPHYNPRTEALAQQWSADRTPAQLVALMAAWLREQPFHYSLAPPALGRHSVDEFLFDQRSGYCEHYASAAAVLLRFAGIPTRVVGGYQGSDPSPQGGHLRVRQYHAHAWVEYWDDAQRRWVLFDPTAAVAPDRIEMGAISLQQQPQAALMLQAGARLPGLKALLDSAEHLQYLWQKWVLNYRTEQQEALLQRWFGDLDLRKWALIIGVSGLLVLLPMVLWLRRGAPRPAPLQREAQRLKRRLRRHGVTIADGLPVRQWPAQMPDTAAAARLQRWVAHYEALAYGDDSAVELATLRRLRRRI from the coding sequence ATGAGTGGCTACCAAGTCCCTCACCATGGCGTCGGCCTGCTGTTGGCTGGGGCGGTGTCAGCGTCGGCGTCGTTAGCGTGGTTTGCACCGCTGTGGCTGCAGTTGTTGTTGCCGGTGGTGGTGGTGTGGCGGCTGCTGATCCAGCGTCGGCGACTGCCGGCGCCGGGCCGCTGGCTGCGTGCCGCGCTGGCGTTGGTCGCGCTGGCCGGCACTCTCGCCAGTCACCGCACCGTGCTTGGCCCTGAAGCCGGTACTACGCTGCTGCTGGCCGCGTTTGCGGTGAAATTGTTGGAAATGCAGCGCCAGCGCGATGCCTATGTGGTGCTGGTGATGGGCTACTTCGTCACCGCTGCTGGTTTTCTGTTTGCCAAGGGGCTGCTGGGCGCGGGTGGGGCGCTGCTGGCGCTGGTGCTACTCACCGCTGCGCTGGTGGCGCTGCAACGTCCGGAACCTTTGGCGCGCGCGCGTGACCATCTGCGGCTGTCCGTGCTGATGCTGCTGCAGGCGCTGCCGCTGCTGGTGGTGTTGTTTGTGCTGGTGCCGCGGCTGGGTCCACTTTGGGGGCTGCCGCAACCGGAGAGCGCGCGTACCGGTATGACTGACCATCTAGCGCCGGGCGACGTCAGTCAGCTGTCGCAATCCGCGGCGCTGGCGTTCCGGGTGGAGTTCGATGGCCCGCCGCCGCCGGCGTCGCAGCAGTATTGGCGCGGTCTCACCTACAGCCAGTTCGACGGCCGCGGCTGGCGGCCAGGGCCGAGCCGGCCATTGCGGCCGGCCGGGCCGGACAGTGGCGCGCCCGGCTACCACGTCACCATGGAGCCAAGTGGCCAAAGCTGGCTCTATAGCCTTGATCACGCCGCCAGTACCACCTCCGGAGTGCGCCACTGGGATGACCGCCGGCTGGAATACCGCATGCCGCTGCAGGATGTACTGCGTTACCAAGTCCGCACCACAGTGGCCGCCCCGGGCGCGTTGTCGGAGGGCGAGCGCCGTCATTACCTGGCGCTACCGCCGCACTACAACCCACGCACCGAAGCGCTCGCCCAGCAGTGGAGCGCTGACCGCACCCCGGCGCAGTTGGTGGCGCTGATGGCCGCCTGGCTGCGCGAGCAACCTTTCCATTACAGCTTGGCGCCGCCGGCCTTGGGGCGGCACAGCGTGGATGAGTTCCTGTTCGACCAGCGCAGCGGCTACTGCGAGCACTACGCCTCGGCGGCGGCGGTGCTGCTGCGGTTTGCCGGCATTCCGACGCGAGTGGTGGGGGGTTATCAAGGCAGTGATCCGAGCCCGCAAGGCGGCCACCTGCGGGTGCGCCAGTACCACGCTCATGCCTGGGTGGAGTATTGGGATGACGCGCAGCGGCGCTGGGTGCTGTTCGATCCCACCGCAGCGGTAGCGCCGGACCGTATCGAGATGGGCGCTATCAGTCTACAACAGCAGCCGCAGGCGGCGCTGATGCTGCAGGCCGGCGCGCGGTTGCCGGGTTTGAAGGCGTTGCTGGACAGCGCTGAACACCTGCAATACTTGTGGCAGAAATGGGTGCTCAACTACCGCACTGAGCAGCAGGAAGCACTGCTGCAGCGCTGGTTCGGTGATCTGGATTTGCGCAAGTGGGCACTGATCATCGGTGTCAGTGGGTTGTTGGTGTTGCTGCCGATGGTGTTGTGGCTACGTCGCGGAGCACCGCGGCCGGCGCCGCTGCAGCGCGAAGCGCAGCGCCTCAAACGGCGTTTACGACGCCATGGCGTGACCATCGCTGATGGGCTGCCGGTGCGGCAGTGGCCGGCACAGATGCCGGACACCGCCGCGGCAGCGCGGTTGCAGCGCTGGGTGGCGCACTATGAAGCACTCGCCTACGGCGACGATAGCGCGGTCGAACTGGCCACCTTGCGCCGGTTACGGCGCCGGATCTAG
- the ycaC gene encoding isochorismate family cysteine hydrolase YcaC, with protein MSYRYNRLDKDQAAVLLVDHQTGLLSLVRDIDPDKFKNNVLALADLAKYFNLPTILTTSFEDGPNGPLVPELKEIFPDAPYIARPGQINAWDNEDFLAAVKATGRKQLVVAGVVTEVCVAFPVLSALEEGYEVFVIADASGTFNPMTRDAAWERMSAAGAQMLTWFGAACELHRDWRNDVEGLGQLFSNHIPDYRNLIHGYQRASS; from the coding sequence ATGAGCTATCGCTATAACCGACTCGACAAAGACCAAGCCGCCGTACTACTGGTCGACCACCAAACCGGCCTGCTGTCACTGGTGCGCGACATCGACCCGGACAAGTTCAAGAACAACGTGCTGGCGCTGGCGGACTTGGCGAAGTACTTCAACCTGCCGACCATCCTCACTACCAGTTTTGAAGACGGCCCCAACGGCCCGCTGGTGCCGGAACTGAAAGAGATCTTCCCGGATGCGCCCTACATTGCCCGCCCGGGCCAGATCAACGCCTGGGACAACGAGGATTTCCTCGCCGCAGTGAAAGCCACCGGCCGCAAACAGCTGGTGGTGGCCGGGGTGGTCACCGAGGTGTGCGTGGCGTTCCCAGTGCTGTCAGCGCTGGAGGAAGGTTATGAAGTGTTCGTGATCGCCGATGCCTCTGGCACCTTCAATCCGATGACCCGCGACGCGGCCTGGGAGCGCATGAGCGCCGCCGGTGCCCAGATGCTGACCTGGTTCGGCGCTGCCTGCGAATTGCATCGCGACTGGCGCAATGATGTGGAAGGTCTCGGACAGCTGTTCTCCAACCACATCCCCGACTACCGCAACCTGATCCACGGCTACCAGCGCGCCTCCAGCTAA